From a single Stomoxys calcitrans chromosome 4, idStoCalc2.1, whole genome shotgun sequence genomic region:
- the LOC106086399 gene encoding troponin T, skeletal muscle isoform X7, with the protein MSDDEEYTSEEEEEVVEEVKEGEGDPEFIKRQDQKRSDLDDQLKEYIAEWRKQRAKEEDELKKLKEKQAKRKISRAEEEQKMAQRKKEEEERRVREVEEKKQREIEEKRQRLEEAEKKRQAMLQAMKDKDKKGPNFTIAKKDTGLGLSSAAMERNKTKEQLEEEKKISLSFRIKPLAIEGFSEDKLREKAQELWELIVKLETEKYDLEERQKRQDYDLKELKERQKQQLRHKALKKGLDPEALTGKYPPKIQVASKYERRVDTRSYDDKKKLFEGGWEELGKEVNEKVWNEKKDQYSGRQKSKLPKWFGERPGKKAGEPETPEGEEDAKADDEIAEDEEEVEEEVVEEEEEEEEEEEEEEEEEEEEEEEEEEEEEEEEEEEEE; encoded by the exons AGGTGAGGGTGATCCAGAGTTCATCAAGCGCCAAGACCAAAAGCGTTCCGATCTCGACGATCAATTGAAGGAATACATTGCTGAATGGCGCAAACAGAGAGCCAAGGAAGAGGATGAGTTGAAGAAACTCAAGGAGAAGCAGGCCAAGCGCAAGATCTCCCGCGCTGAGGAAGAGCAAAAGATGGCCCAACGCAAGAAGGAGGAAGAAGAGCGTCGCGTTCGCGAGGTTGAAGAAAAGAAACAACGCGAAATCGAAGAGAAGCGTCAACGTCTCGAAGAGGCTGAGAAGAAGCGTCAAGCCATGCTCCAAGCCATGAAGGACAAGGACAAGAAGGGCCCCAACTTCACCATCGCCAAGAAGGATACAGGC TTGGGCCTCTCCTCCGCCGCCATGGAGCGTAACAAGACTAAGGAACAACTCGAGGAAGAGAAGAAGATCTCCCTGTCGTTCCGTATCAAGCCCCTTGCCATCGAAGGCTTCAGCGAGGACAAATTGCGCGAAAAGGCCCAAGAATTGTGGGAACTCATCGTCAAATTGGAAACTGAGAAATATGACTTGGAAGAAAGGCAAAAACGTCAGGACTACGAT TTGAAAGAATTGAAGGAAAGACAGAAACAACAGCTCAGGCACAAAGCCTTGAAGAAGGGTCTCGACCCCGAGGCTTTGACTGGCAAATACCCGCCCAAGATCCAAGTCGCCTCCAAGTACGAAAGACGTGTAGATACCCGCTCTTACGACGACAAGAAGAAACTCTTCGAAGGT GGCTGGGAAGAACTCGGCAAGGAGGTCAATGAGAAGGTGTGGAACGAGAAGAAGGATCAATACTCCGGCCgtcaaaaat CCAAATTGCCCAAGTGGTTCGGCGAAAGACCCGGCAAGAAGGCTGGCGAACCCGAGACACCCGAAGGCGAGGAAGATGCCAAGGCTGATGATGAAATCGCCGAGGATGAAGAAGAAGTCGAAGAGGAGGTCGTTGAAGAGGAGGAAGAAGAGGAGGAGGAAGAAGAAGAGGAGGAGGAAGAGGAAGAAGAGgaggaagaagaagaggaagaagaagaagaagaggaggaggaagaagaggaagaataa
- the LOC106086399 gene encoding troponin T, skeletal muscle isoform X3, whose product MSDDEEYTSEEEEEVVEEVKEKAPQTPAEGEGDPEFIKRQDQKRSDLDDQLKEYIAEWRKQRAKEEDELKKLKEKQAKRKISRAEEEQKMAQRKKEEEERRVREVEEKKQREIEEKRQRLEEAEKKRQAMLQAMKDKDKKGPNFTIAKKDTGLGLSSAAMERNKTKEQLEEEKKISLSFRIKPLAIEGFSEDKLREKAQELWELIVKLETEKYDLEERQKRQDYDLKELKERQKQQLRHKALKKGLDPEALTGKYPPKIQVASKYERRVDTRSYDDKKKLFEGGWEELGKEVNEKVWNEKKDQYSGRQKSKLPKWFGERPGKKAGEPETPEGEEDAKADDEIAEDEEEVEEEVVEEEEEEEEEEEEEEEEEEEEEEEEEEEEEEEEEEEEE is encoded by the exons AGGTGAGGGTGATCCAGAGTTCATCAAGCGCCAAGACCAAAAGCGTTCCGATCTCGACGATCAATTGAAGGAATACATTGCTGAATGGCGCAAACAGAGAGCCAAGGAAGAGGATGAGTTGAAGAAACTCAAGGAGAAGCAGGCCAAGCGCAAGATCTCCCGCGCTGAGGAAGAGCAAAAGATGGCCCAACGCAAGAAGGAGGAAGAAGAGCGTCGCGTTCGCGAGGTTGAAGAAAAGAAACAACGCGAAATCGAAGAGAAGCGTCAACGTCTCGAAGAGGCTGAGAAGAAGCGTCAAGCCATGCTCCAAGCCATGAAGGACAAGGACAAGAAGGGCCCCAACTTCACCATCGCCAAGAAGGATACAGGC TTGGGCCTCTCCTCCGCCGCCATGGAGCGTAACAAGACTAAGGAACAACTCGAGGAAGAGAAGAAGATCTCCCTGTCGTTCCGTATCAAGCCCCTTGCCATCGAAGGCTTCAGCGAGGACAAATTGCGCGAAAAGGCCCAAGAATTGTGGGAACTCATCGTCAAATTGGAAACTGAGAAATATGACTTGGAAGAAAGGCAAAAACGTCAGGACTACGAT TTGAAAGAATTGAAGGAAAGACAGAAACAACAGCTCAGGCACAAAGCCTTGAAGAAGGGTCTCGACCCCGAGGCTTTGACTGGCAAATACCCGCCCAAGATCCAAGTCGCCTCCAAGTACGAAAGACGTGTAGATACCCGCTCTTACGACGACAAGAAGAAACTCTTCGAAGGT GGCTGGGAAGAACTCGGCAAGGAGGTCAATGAGAAGGTGTGGAACGAGAAGAAGGATCAATACTCCGGCCgtcaaaaat CCAAATTGCCCAAGTGGTTCGGCGAAAGACCCGGCAAGAAGGCTGGCGAACCCGAGACACCCGAAGGCGAGGAAGATGCCAAGGCTGATGATGAAATCGCCGAGGATGAAGAAGAAGTCGAAGAGGAGGTCGTTGAAGAGGAGGAAGAAGAGGAGGAGGAAGAAGAAGAGGAGGAGGAAGAGGAAGAAGAGgaggaagaagaagaggaagaagaagaagaagaggaggaggaagaagaggaagaataa
- the LOC106086399 gene encoding troponin T, skeletal muscle isoform X5 has translation MSDDEEYTSEEEEEVVEEVKEGEGDPEFIKRQDQKRSDLDDQLKEYIAEWRKQRAKEEDELKKLKEKQAKRKISRAEEEQKMAQRKKEEEERRVREVEEKKQREIEEKRQRLEEAEKKRQAMLQAMKDKDKKGPNFTIAKKDTGVLGLSSAAMERNKTKEQLEEEKKISLSFRIKPLAIEGFSEDKLREKAQELWELIVKLETEKYDLEERQKRQDYDLKELKERQKQQLRHKALKKGLDPEALTGKYPPKIQVASKYERRVDTRSYDDKKKLFEGGWEELGKEVNEKVWNEKKDQYSGRQKSKLPKWFGERPGKKAGEPETPEGEEDAKADDEIAEDEEEVEEEVVEEEEEEEEEEEEEEEEEEEEEEEEEEEEEEEEEEEEE, from the exons AGGTGAGGGTGATCCAGAGTTCATCAAGCGCCAAGACCAAAAGCGTTCCGATCTCGACGATCAATTGAAGGAATACATTGCTGAATGGCGCAAACAGAGAGCCAAGGAAGAGGATGAGTTGAAGAAACTCAAGGAGAAGCAGGCCAAGCGCAAGATCTCCCGCGCTGAGGAAGAGCAAAAGATGGCCCAACGCAAGAAGGAGGAAGAAGAGCGTCGCGTTCGCGAGGTTGAAGAAAAGAAACAACGCGAAATCGAAGAGAAGCGTCAACGTCTCGAAGAGGCTGAGAAGAAGCGTCAAGCCATGCTCCAAGCCATGAAGGACAAGGACAAGAAGGGCCCCAACTTCACCATCGCCAAGAAGGATACAGGCGTG TTGGGCCTCTCCTCCGCCGCCATGGAGCGTAACAAGACTAAGGAACAACTCGAGGAAGAGAAGAAGATCTCCCTGTCGTTCCGTATCAAGCCCCTTGCCATCGAAGGCTTCAGCGAGGACAAATTGCGCGAAAAGGCCCAAGAATTGTGGGAACTCATCGTCAAATTGGAAACTGAGAAATATGACTTGGAAGAAAGGCAAAAACGTCAGGACTACGAT TTGAAAGAATTGAAGGAAAGACAGAAACAACAGCTCAGGCACAAAGCCTTGAAGAAGGGTCTCGACCCCGAGGCTTTGACTGGCAAATACCCGCCCAAGATCCAAGTCGCCTCCAAGTACGAAAGACGTGTAGATACCCGCTCTTACGACGACAAGAAGAAACTCTTCGAAGGT GGCTGGGAAGAACTCGGCAAGGAGGTCAATGAGAAGGTGTGGAACGAGAAGAAGGATCAATACTCCGGCCgtcaaaaat CCAAATTGCCCAAGTGGTTCGGCGAAAGACCCGGCAAGAAGGCTGGCGAACCCGAGACACCCGAAGGCGAGGAAGATGCCAAGGCTGATGATGAAATCGCCGAGGATGAAGAAGAAGTCGAAGAGGAGGTCGTTGAAGAGGAGGAAGAAGAGGAGGAGGAAGAAGAAGAGGAGGAGGAAGAGGAAGAAGAGgaggaagaagaagaggaagaagaagaagaagaggaggaggaagaagaggaagaataa